One region of Halomonas huangheensis genomic DNA includes:
- a CDS encoding APC family permease produces the protein MSDTSRPSELTRVLARTDVLALAFGAMIGWGWIVMTGNWIVSAGSVGAMSAFLLGGLVIVLVGLTYAELASAMPQVGGEHVYSYRAMGHFASFLCTWAIVLGYVSVVAFEAVALPTVVEYLFPSYAVGHMWTIADWDVKATWVAVGMAGSIIMTLINYVGVRTAALVQKVVTLLILVVGVMFISGALFEGELGTLQPLFHAENGVVGGIMLVIIMVPFMFVGFDVIPQAAEEINLPFREIGRVLMVSVILAVFWYALIIFGTSLMLSPKALANSDLAVPDAMQAVFQAPWAGKLMVLAGIAGILTSWNAFYIGGSRAIYALAHCGMLPAFLGKLHPRHRTPVNAILLIGILSSLAPLLGRSAMVWLVVAGGLGIVIAYLFVSLSFVILRRREPDLERPFRVRHPRLVGWSAVLLSLALIGLYMPGSPSALKPIEWALFAGWMALGLGLYLWSRQRYGTDFSARQMRREVRAGQK, from the coding sequence ATGAGCGACACCTCACGTCCTTCGGAATTGACTCGGGTGCTGGCGCGAACAGACGTGTTGGCGCTGGCCTTCGGGGCCATGATCGGTTGGGGGTGGATTGTAATGACCGGCAACTGGATCGTTTCGGCTGGCAGTGTCGGTGCCATGTCGGCTTTCCTGCTTGGTGGTCTGGTGATCGTGCTGGTTGGGCTGACCTATGCCGAGCTGGCCTCTGCCATGCCTCAGGTTGGGGGAGAGCACGTCTACAGTTACCGGGCCATGGGCCACTTTGCTTCCTTTCTGTGTACCTGGGCCATTGTGTTGGGCTATGTCAGTGTGGTGGCCTTCGAAGCGGTGGCACTACCAACGGTGGTCGAGTACCTGTTTCCGTCCTATGCGGTGGGTCATATGTGGACCATCGCCGATTGGGACGTCAAGGCGACCTGGGTGGCAGTGGGCATGGCGGGCTCGATCATCATGACACTGATCAACTATGTCGGTGTGCGTACAGCGGCATTGGTCCAGAAGGTCGTTACGTTGTTGATTCTTGTGGTCGGTGTGATGTTCATTTCCGGGGCCTTGTTCGAAGGAGAGCTGGGAACCTTGCAACCCCTGTTCCATGCCGAGAACGGCGTAGTAGGCGGGATCATGCTGGTGATCATCATGGTGCCGTTCATGTTTGTCGGCTTCGATGTGATTCCGCAGGCGGCTGAGGAGATCAATCTGCCGTTTCGCGAGATCGGTCGGGTGCTGATGGTGTCGGTTATCCTCGCGGTATTCTGGTACGCGCTGATCATTTTCGGCACTTCACTGATGCTGTCCCCCAAGGCCCTGGCCAACAGTGATCTGGCGGTGCCTGATGCCATGCAGGCGGTCTTCCAGGCGCCCTGGGCGGGCAAGCTGATGGTACTGGCGGGTATTGCCGGTATCCTGACCAGTTGGAATGCCTTTTATATTGGCGGTTCCCGCGCCATCTATGCGTTGGCGCATTGCGGTATGCTACCGGCCTTTCTCGGCAAGCTGCATCCGCGCCATCGGACGCCGGTCAATGCCATCCTGCTGATCGGCATTCTCTCCAGCTTGGCGCCATTGCTGGGGCGTTCCGCGATGGTCTGGCTGGTTGTCGCCGGAGGGCTTGGTATTGTCATCGCCTATCTGTTTGTTTCGTTGTCTTTCGTCATTCTGCGTCGCCGAGAACCCGACCTGGAGCGGCCATTCCGTGTGCGCCATCCGCGTCTGGTCGGTTGGTCAGCAGTGCTCCTGTCGCTGGCGCTGATTGGTCTGTATATGCCCGGTAGTCCTTCGGCCCTCAAGCCCATCGAGTGGGCCCTGTTTGCTGGCTGGATGGCGTTGGGTCTGGGCTTGTACCTCTGGTCACGACAGCGTTACGGCACCGATTTCAGTGCACGTCAGATGCGACGTGAGGTGCGTGCAGGGCAGAAGTGA
- the lhgO gene encoding L-2-hydroxyglutarate oxidase, which translates to MYDFIIIGGGILGMSTAMQLKRAYPEKRMLLLEKEQGPARHQSGHNSGVIHAGVYYTPGSLKAQFCLEGNRATKAFCDEHAIPYESCGKLLVATNPLEVERMQALWDRTAANGLEREWLSAEQLAEREPNIAGVGAIFVPSSGIVDYSLVTQAMAEEFERQGGVIRYGEAVSSLEERRQEVLVTTSSETHSTRYLVTCAGLMADRIIRMLGQAPGFTICPFRGEYYRLADQHSQIVNHLIYPIPDPSMPFLGVHLTRMIDGSVTVGPNAVLALAREGYRRRDVSPRDLAGMVTHPGLLKVLWRHLKPGMHEMKNSLSRRGYLDEVRRYCPSLELEDLEPWPAGVRAQAVSRDGKLVDDFLFVNTPRTVNVGNAPSPAATSAIPIGAHIVGKVREQVERQV; encoded by the coding sequence ATGTACGATTTCATCATTATTGGCGGTGGTATTCTCGGGATGTCCACCGCCATGCAATTGAAACGGGCCTACCCTGAAAAGCGCATGCTGTTGCTGGAGAAGGAGCAGGGGCCTGCTCGCCATCAGAGTGGTCACAACAGTGGTGTTATCCATGCGGGTGTCTACTACACCCCCGGTAGCCTGAAAGCGCAATTCTGTCTTGAGGGCAACCGTGCCACCAAGGCCTTCTGTGATGAGCATGCGATTCCCTATGAAAGTTGCGGCAAGTTGCTGGTGGCGACCAATCCCCTCGAAGTTGAGCGCATGCAGGCGCTGTGGGATCGCACTGCAGCCAATGGCCTGGAGCGCGAGTGGCTGAGTGCAGAGCAGTTGGCTGAGCGAGAGCCGAATATTGCAGGTGTCGGTGCGATCTTCGTGCCGTCCAGTGGCATCGTTGATTATTCCCTGGTCACGCAGGCCATGGCCGAGGAGTTCGAGCGTCAGGGTGGAGTGATTCGCTATGGCGAGGCGGTCTCCTCGCTTGAGGAACGCCGTCAGGAGGTGCTGGTGACGACGTCGAGTGAGACTCATTCGACGCGTTATCTCGTGACCTGTGCCGGGCTGATGGCCGACCGGATCATCCGCATGCTGGGACAGGCACCGGGCTTCACCATCTGTCCGTTCCGAGGTGAGTACTACCGCCTTGCTGACCAGCACAGTCAGATCGTCAATCATCTGATCTATCCGATTCCCGATCCCAGCATGCCATTCCTCGGCGTGCATCTGACTCGCATGATCGATGGTAGTGTGACAGTGGGCCCCAATGCGGTTCTGGCATTGGCTCGAGAGGGCTATCGGCGTCGCGATGTATCGCCCCGAGACCTGGCGGGCATGGTCACTCATCCGGGGTTGCTCAAGGTCTTGTGGCGCCATCTGAAACCTGGCATGCACGAGATGAAGAACTCGCTGTCGCGTCGTGGCTATCTCGATGAAGTGCGCAGGTATTGCCCGAGTCTTGAGCTGGAGGATCTCGAGCCCTGGCCTGCCGGGGTGCGGGCGCAGGCGGTTTCGCGTGATGGAAAACTGGTCGATGACTTTCTGTTCGTCAACACACCACGAACCGTTAATGTCGGTAATGCGCCCTCTCCGGCAGCGACATCGGCCATTCCCATCGGTGCGCATATCGTTGGCAAGGTGCGAGAGCAAGTCGAGAGACAGGTGTGA
- a CDS encoding LysR family transcriptional regulator → MLDWQDMQIFLEVTRHSRLADAARRLELDHSTLSRRTRRFEQRLNTQLFERSTHGYRLTEAGVRLKAHVELMAQHADEAVDSLANQNMKLEGQVRLGVTEGFGTWVVAPLLTAFAERHPGVTLDLLTLPRMVNLNRHEADLAITIERPSNPSLVTSHLCDYRLRLYASRPYAERHGLPQQLGELSQHRLIGYVDDLIFSDQLNYLDPLLGSEAQQGHRAHFTMRSTSVTTQLSATLSGAGLGILPCFMCAERPQLQAILENEVDVVRAFWITARQEQRQLSRVRLVWDFLREALAINQNFLMGIHDQLTLPTESTTGP, encoded by the coding sequence ATGCTCGACTGGCAGGATATGCAGATATTTCTCGAAGTGACGCGACACTCACGGTTGGCCGATGCCGCCCGACGCCTGGAGCTTGATCACTCTACGCTGTCGCGACGCACCCGCCGTTTCGAACAACGCCTGAACACGCAGCTATTCGAGCGCAGCACCCATGGTTATCGACTCACCGAAGCGGGTGTACGCCTCAAGGCTCACGTCGAGCTGATGGCTCAGCATGCCGATGAGGCAGTGGATAGTCTGGCCAACCAGAATATGAAGCTCGAAGGACAGGTGCGACTGGGCGTCACCGAAGGATTCGGTACCTGGGTCGTCGCTCCCCTGCTCACGGCCTTTGCCGAGCGACATCCCGGCGTGACCCTGGACCTGCTGACACTGCCACGTATGGTGAACCTCAATCGTCATGAAGCGGACCTGGCGATCACCATTGAGCGCCCCAGCAATCCCAGTCTGGTCACCTCTCACCTCTGTGACTATCGCCTCAGGCTGTATGCCAGCCGGCCTTATGCGGAACGCCACGGCCTGCCGCAGCAACTTGGCGAGCTGAGCCAACACCGCCTGATCGGCTATGTCGATGACTTGATCTTCAGCGACCAGCTCAACTACCTCGATCCTCTACTGGGCAGTGAGGCTCAGCAAGGTCACCGCGCGCATTTCACCATGCGCAGCACCAGCGTCACCACTCAGCTCAGTGCTACTCTCAGCGGTGCCGGACTGGGTATCCTGCCGTGTTTCATGTGTGCCGAGCGCCCACAGTTGCAAGCGATACTGGAGAATGAAGTCGATGTAGTGCGGGCGTTCTGGATTACTGCGCGTCAGGAGCAACGACAGCTTTCCAGAGTTCGATTGGTATGGGATTTCCTACGCGAAGCGCTGGCCATCAACCAGAACTTTCTGATGGGCATTCATGATCAATTAACCCTGCCGACCGAATCGACGACAGGGCCTTGA
- a CDS encoding sodium:solute symporter family transporter, which translates to MTYLTIAVLGAALLGFILLGLAARRPETRADDYLTARNSQSSTTLALSFVASGMGAWILFAPPEIGAFVGPLAVAGYAVGSALPFIVLGLFGPAIRRRLPQGRSIAEFAQDCHGAVVQRCVAFISILYMACFLAAELTAIGAITELLSEVPGVWVILAVALSTLCYTTIGGLRASLATDRWQALLLIMLLVIVVGVVWRSGLPTPAVTESWSSAPPEAALSVALTLVIAVTAANLFHQGYWQRLWAARDDRSLVRGAWLGGGITVVVVAVVGALGMWAAVAGLELGSPPIPFFALLSAAPAWLALLALVLAVTLVASSVDTLQNGLASLLVSSSGSNRMSLTAARWITVLVMLPVVLVALQGVSVLRLFLIADLLCAAIVVPVMLGLWARMVPAAAMAGGAAGLVATIVPGWLAHGSPQAGLLAASFPDGIPTLAPFVYALLISTLVSIGVALLSKGQPKEA; encoded by the coding sequence ATGACCTACTTGACGATAGCCGTCCTTGGGGCGGCTTTGCTTGGTTTTATCCTGCTTGGGTTGGCAGCCCGCCGCCCGGAAACCCGGGCCGATGATTATCTGACCGCGCGCAATAGCCAGTCATCAACCACCTTGGCGTTATCCTTTGTCGCGTCTGGCATGGGCGCCTGGATACTATTCGCGCCTCCTGAAATCGGTGCCTTTGTCGGCCCGTTGGCAGTAGCCGGTTATGCGGTCGGTTCCGCGCTGCCATTCATTGTGCTGGGGCTGTTCGGTCCTGCAATCCGCCGGCGTCTGCCACAGGGACGCAGCATTGCCGAATTCGCTCAGGATTGTCACGGTGCCGTTGTTCAGCGCTGTGTCGCGTTTATCTCCATTCTCTATATGGCCTGCTTCCTGGCTGCCGAGTTGACGGCCATTGGTGCCATTACTGAGCTGTTGTCGGAAGTGCCTGGGGTCTGGGTCATTCTGGCGGTGGCGCTATCGACGCTGTGCTACACCACGATCGGCGGCTTGCGTGCCAGCCTTGCCACCGACCGTTGGCAGGCGCTGTTGCTGATCATGCTGCTGGTTATCGTTGTCGGAGTCGTGTGGCGCAGCGGTCTACCGACACCGGCAGTGACTGAGTCCTGGTCGTCAGCACCGCCGGAGGCAGCCCTGTCGGTGGCTTTGACGCTGGTGATTGCGGTCACCGCCGCTAACCTCTTTCATCAGGGCTATTGGCAGCGTCTGTGGGCCGCGCGTGATGATCGCTCTCTGGTGCGAGGTGCCTGGCTGGGGGGCGGTATCACGGTTGTGGTGGTGGCAGTGGTTGGTGCGTTGGGCATGTGGGCGGCTGTGGCAGGACTGGAACTGGGGAGCCCGCCGATTCCCTTCTTTGCCTTGCTTTCGGCGGCACCGGCCTGGCTGGCGTTGTTGGCGTTGGTGCTGGCAGTGACCCTGGTCGCTTCCAGTGTCGATACATTGCAGAACGGGCTGGCATCACTGCTGGTGTCCAGTAGCGGCTCGAACCGCATGTCGTTGACGGCTGCCCGCTGGATCACCGTTCTGGTCATGTTGCCGGTGGTACTGGTGGCGCTGCAGGGCGTATCAGTGTTGCGCCTGTTCCTGATTGCGGACCTGTTGTGTGCCGCCATCGTCGTACCGGTCATGCTCGGGCTCTGGGCTCGTATGGTGCCTGCTGCAGCCATGGCGGGAGGTGCTGCGGGACTCGTGGCGACCATCGTGCCGGGATGGCTGGCACATGGATCGCCACAGGCAGGGTTGCTGGCCGCCAGTTTCCCCGATGGCATCCCGACGTTGGCGCCTTTCGTCTATGCACTGCTGATCTCGACACTGGTCAGCATCGGTGTGGCATTGTTGAGCAAAGGGCAGCCGAAGGAAGCTTGA
- the acs gene encoding acetate--CoA ligase has product MSDHPHVYPVSDDVASKAWADKATYRKLYQQSVEDPQGFWKEQAARLDWIKAPRTIKNTSYASGNVDIRWFEDGTLNVSANCLDRHLATRGDQTAIIWEGDDPNESAHITYRELYERTCQLANALKSLGVKKGDTVTLYMPMIPEAAMAMLACARLGAVHSVVFGGFSPDALAQRVKDAASRVVITADESVRGGKQVPLKDNVDAALTRDGTDVAETVLVVKRTGGDIEWNEGRDVWYHELVDGQSTDCPAEEVNAEDPLFILYTSGSTGTPKGLKHTSGGYLAYASLTHQYVFDYRDAEVYWCTADVGWITGHSYIVYGPLANGATTLMFEGVPSYPTHGRMGDIVDKHQVSILYTAPTAVRALMAHGDNVMDSSKRDSLRLLGSVGEPINPEAWEWYHRVIGNGKCPIVDTWWQTETGGIMITPLPGATDLKPGSATLPFFGVQPALVDNEGNLLEGAADGNLVILDAWPGQARSIWGNHERFVQTYFSTYEGMYFTGDGCRRDEDGYYWITGRVDDVLNVSGHRMGTAEIESSLVAHDAVAEAAVVGFPHDIKGQGIYIYVTLTDEVEPSEELRKELTQWVRKDIGPIASPDHIQWAPSLPKTRSGKIMRRILRKIAANECDGLGDTSTLADPSVVDDLIEHRAIR; this is encoded by the coding sequence ATGAGCGATCATCCCCACGTTTATCCTGTTTCTGATGACGTTGCCAGCAAGGCATGGGCTGACAAGGCCACCTACCGAAAGCTCTACCAGCAGTCAGTGGAGGATCCACAGGGTTTCTGGAAGGAGCAGGCAGCGCGTCTCGACTGGATCAAGGCACCCAGGACCATCAAGAACACTTCCTATGCCAGCGGCAATGTCGACATTCGCTGGTTCGAGGATGGCACGCTCAATGTCAGCGCCAATTGCCTGGATCGACATCTAGCGACTCGCGGTGATCAGACGGCCATCATCTGGGAAGGCGATGACCCCAATGAATCGGCTCATATCACCTACCGTGAGCTGTATGAGCGTACCTGTCAGCTGGCTAATGCGCTGAAATCCCTGGGGGTAAAGAAGGGCGATACCGTCACCCTGTACATGCCGATGATCCCTGAAGCCGCCATGGCCATGCTGGCTTGTGCGCGTCTCGGTGCAGTGCACTCGGTGGTCTTCGGTGGCTTCTCTCCCGATGCGCTCGCGCAGCGCGTCAAGGATGCGGCTTCACGCGTTGTTATTACCGCTGATGAGTCGGTGCGCGGTGGTAAGCAGGTTCCGCTCAAGGACAACGTGGATGCTGCTCTGACGCGTGATGGCACTGACGTGGCCGAGACGGTGCTGGTGGTCAAGCGCACCGGCGGCGACATCGAGTGGAACGAAGGCCGCGATGTCTGGTATCACGAATTGGTCGATGGTCAGTCTACCGACTGCCCGGCAGAAGAGGTCAATGCCGAGGATCCATTGTTCATCCTCTATACCTCCGGGTCTACCGGGACTCCCAAGGGGCTCAAGCATACCTCTGGTGGTTATCTCGCCTATGCCAGTCTGACGCATCAATATGTGTTCGATTATCGTGACGCCGAGGTCTATTGGTGTACGGCGGATGTGGGCTGGATTACCGGCCACAGCTACATTGTCTACGGGCCACTGGCCAATGGTGCCACCACCCTGATGTTCGAGGGTGTGCCCAGTTATCCGACCCATGGACGTATGGGCGATATCGTCGACAAGCATCAGGTCAGCATTCTGTATACGGCGCCGACTGCGGTGCGTGCGTTGATGGCACATGGCGACAATGTCATGGACTCCAGCAAGCGCGACAGCCTGCGTTTGCTGGGCTCGGTTGGTGAGCCGATCAACCCCGAGGCCTGGGAGTGGTACCACCGGGTGATCGGTAACGGAAAATGCCCGATCGTTGATACCTGGTGGCAGACCGAGACGGGCGGCATCATGATCACGCCGCTGCCCGGCGCCACTGATCTCAAGCCTGGCTCGGCAACACTACCGTTTTTCGGTGTGCAGCCGGCACTGGTCGACAATGAGGGGAATCTGCTCGAGGGGGCCGCCGATGGCAACCTGGTGATTCTCGATGCCTGGCCGGGGCAGGCCCGTTCGATCTGGGGGAATCACGAACGTTTTGTTCAGACGTATTTCTCCACCTATGAAGGCATGTACTTCACAGGAGACGGCTGCCGACGTGACGAGGATGGCTACTACTGGATCACAGGCCGTGTCGATGACGTGCTCAATGTTTCCGGGCACCGTATGGGCACTGCCGAGATCGAATCCTCGCTGGTGGCACATGACGCCGTGGCTGAAGCCGCAGTGGTCGGCTTCCCGCACGACATCAAGGGGCAGGGTATCTATATCTATGTGACCCTGACCGATGAGGTCGAGCCGAGCGAGGAATTGCGCAAGGAGCTGACGCAGTGGGTGCGCAAGGACATCGGTCCGATTGCCTCACCGGATCATATCCAGTGGGCGCCAAGCCTGCCCAAGACTCGCTCCGGCAAGATCATGCGCCGCATCCTGCGCAAGATTGCGGCCAACGAATGTGATGGCCTGGGCGATACCAGTACTTTGGCTGATCCATCGGTAGTCGATGATCTGATCGAGCATCGCGCGATCCGCTGA
- a CDS encoding TAXI family TRAP transporter solute-binding subunit: protein MRAIKIAVAASLLLSAQAAVAQQQISIATGGTGGTYYPYGGGLAELIKNHIEGYDAVAEVTGASVENMGLVWRGDSDLALALADTVYQGYTGTGDFEGRQLDNIRAIASIYPNAVQIVTMADSGIDSLDDLAGKVVSVGAPGSGTELNARAILESNGLTYDDFDARRLNFNETADALRDGDIDVGFWSVGPPTSSILNLATTSDVRLIGLTDEEMTNAREEEPVFAPYELATGLYEGMEEPVQTVGVPNVLITSSEMDEELAYQVTKALFEHTDELIAIHPAANDTTVKFSVDSTPIPFHAGALRYYEEAGAEIQDKQRP, encoded by the coding sequence ATGCGAGCTATAAAAATAGCAGTGGCAGCGTCACTATTGCTCTCAGCGCAGGCGGCGGTAGCCCAGCAACAGATTTCCATTGCCACCGGCGGCACCGGTGGTACCTATTACCCCTATGGTGGTGGTCTCGCTGAGCTGATCAAGAACCATATCGAAGGTTATGATGCCGTGGCCGAGGTCACTGGCGCGTCGGTGGAGAACATGGGGCTGGTGTGGCGCGGTGATTCCGACCTCGCGTTGGCGCTCGCTGACACCGTGTATCAGGGCTATACCGGGACCGGTGACTTCGAAGGCCGCCAGCTCGACAACATTCGCGCCATCGCCTCGATCTATCCCAACGCCGTACAGATCGTGACCATGGCCGATTCCGGTATCGATTCTCTGGACGACCTGGCCGGCAAGGTGGTTTCCGTCGGAGCCCCGGGCAGCGGCACCGAGCTCAATGCCCGGGCGATTCTCGAGTCCAACGGCCTGACCTATGACGACTTCGATGCTCGTCGCCTCAACTTCAATGAGACCGCTGATGCGCTGCGTGATGGCGACATCGATGTCGGTTTCTGGAGTGTTGGTCCGCCCACCAGCTCGATCCTCAACCTTGCAACGACTAGTGACGTGCGCCTGATCGGCCTGACCGATGAGGAAATGACCAATGCTCGCGAAGAGGAACCGGTGTTCGCTCCCTATGAGCTGGCTACGGGTCTCTATGAGGGTATGGAGGAGCCAGTACAGACGGTCGGCGTACCTAATGTGCTGATTACCAGCAGTGAGATGGATGAAGAGCTGGCGTATCAGGTCACCAAGGCGCTGTTCGAGCATACCGATGAGCTGATTGCGATTCACCCGGCGGCCAACGATACCACGGTGAAATTCTCGGTGGATTCAACGCCGATTCCGTTCCATGCCGGTGCATTGCGCTATTACGAAGAAGCGGGCGCAGAGATTCAGGACAAGCAGCGTCCTTGA
- a CDS encoding CoA-acylating methylmalonate-semialdehyde dehydrogenase — protein sequence MSIREISMIIDGAAVTSSSGEWRDVVNPATQQVVARVPFCSLDEVDRAIDSARDAFVSWRKVPLAKRMRIMLKLQALVREHTGELAALISEEHGKTLPDAEGEVGRGLEVIEHACSITSLQMGEVAENAASEVDVYTLNQPLGVGAGITAFNFPVMLPCFMFPMAIATGNCFVLKPSEQDPSSTMRLVELALEAGVPAGVLNVVHGGPEVANRLCEHPDIKAVSFIGSTQVGTQIYRRAGETGKRCQAMMGAKNHCVVMPDANRSQSINNLLGSAFGAAGQRCMANSVVVLVGEARQWLEDIVAGAQGMKVGPGTDRQADLGPLVSPQAKARVESLIADGEREGAKLLVDGRNCKVEGYPEGNFVGPTVFSGVTADMTVYREEIFGPVLCVVEVETLDEAIAFINANPNGNGTSIFTSSGWVARRFETHIDVGQVGINVPIPVPVAWFSFTGSRGSKLGDLGPNGKQAIQFWTQTKTVTARWFEPENVSSGINSTISL from the coding sequence ATGTCCATTCGTGAAATTTCCATGATCATCGATGGTGCGGCTGTCACCTCCAGCAGTGGCGAGTGGCGTGATGTGGTCAATCCCGCGACGCAACAGGTCGTCGCTCGGGTGCCATTCTGTAGCCTCGATGAAGTCGATCGCGCGATTGACAGCGCCCGTGACGCCTTTGTCAGCTGGCGCAAGGTACCGCTGGCGAAACGTATGCGTATCATGCTCAAGCTCCAGGCGCTGGTTCGCGAGCATACCGGCGAACTGGCGGCACTGATCAGTGAAGAGCACGGAAAGACACTGCCCGATGCCGAAGGCGAAGTGGGCAGAGGCCTGGAAGTCATTGAACACGCCTGCTCGATTACTTCGCTGCAGATGGGGGAAGTGGCCGAGAATGCTGCCAGCGAGGTAGATGTCTATACCCTCAATCAACCGCTGGGAGTCGGAGCGGGGATCACTGCCTTCAATTTCCCGGTGATGTTGCCCTGCTTCATGTTCCCGATGGCAATTGCTACCGGCAACTGCTTCGTGCTCAAGCCCTCCGAGCAGGACCCCAGTTCGACCATGCGTCTGGTGGAATTGGCGTTGGAGGCTGGTGTGCCTGCGGGTGTGCTCAACGTGGTGCATGGTGGACCCGAGGTTGCCAATCGGCTCTGCGAGCACCCGGATATCAAGGCAGTATCGTTCATCGGCTCGACCCAGGTGGGTACTCAGATCTATCGTCGTGCCGGTGAGACCGGCAAGCGTTGCCAGGCAATGATGGGCGCCAAGAACCATTGCGTGGTCATGCCGGATGCCAATCGCAGCCAGTCGATCAATAATCTGCTCGGCTCGGCGTTTGGTGCGGCAGGGCAGCGTTGCATGGCGAACTCAGTGGTGGTGCTGGTCGGCGAGGCTCGCCAGTGGTTGGAAGACATCGTCGCTGGAGCGCAGGGTATGAAAGTGGGGCCAGGTACTGATCGACAAGCAGATCTGGGACCGTTGGTGTCACCCCAGGCGAAGGCGCGGGTCGAATCGTTGATCGCTGATGGCGAGCGCGAAGGTGCGAAACTACTGGTGGATGGGCGCAACTGTAAGGTCGAGGGATATCCAGAGGGCAACTTCGTTGGCCCGACAGTGTTTTCCGGCGTGACTGCCGACATGACTGTCTATCGTGAGGAGATCTTCGGGCCGGTACTCTGTGTGGTGGAAGTCGAGACGCTGGATGAAGCGATTGCTTTCATCAATGCCAACCCCAATGGCAATGGCACGTCGATCTTTACCAGCTCCGGATGGGTAGCGCGGCGTTTCGAGACCCATATCGATGTTGGTCAGGTCGGTATCAACGTACCGATCCCGGTGCCGGTGGCATGGTTCAGTTTCACGGGATCGCGGGGCTCGAAACTGGGCGACCTGGGCCCCAACGGCAAGCAGGCCATCCAGTTCTGGACCCAGACCAAGACAGTCACTGCTCGCTGGTTCGAACCGGAGAATGTCTCCAGCGGCATCAATAGCACGATATCGTTGTGA
- a CDS encoding XRE family transcriptional regulator, producing MSTAYSSSRADALEPPPRRCPDLDVRDLEQRTRLMRIVTRLIAVSDLGSREIARRAGIPMQKISDLLAGKLEHFTCDELQAIRRIIDSGQASPS from the coding sequence ATGAGTACCGCATATTCCTCGTCTCGAGCAGACGCTCTCGAACCGCCTCCTCGACGATGCCCTGACCTCGATGTCAGGGACCTGGAACAACGCACTCGCCTAATGCGCATAGTTACACGGCTGATCGCCGTATCCGATCTCGGTAGTCGTGAGATTGCCCGCCGCGCTGGCATCCCGATGCAAAAGATCAGCGACCTCCTGGCGGGAAAACTCGAACATTTTACCTGTGATGAACTTCAAGCCATCCGCCGGATCATAGACAGCGGACAGGCTTCGCCTTCCTGA
- a CDS encoding response regulator, producing the protein MAFAQKFIVADDHPLFRAALTQALRQLAPQAEIVEADTMEATTEVVTRHPDADLILLDLHMPGAHGFSGLIQLRGQTPDIPVAVVSGSDEVHVVRRAIDYGASGFIPKSSSLALIAEAVGEILEGEVWLPEEMADALGDADEEDTRFAEAIASLTPQQFRVLNMLTEGLLNKQIAYELNVSEATIKAHVTAILRKLGVHSRTQAVIAAQKLEVEPPRVES; encoded by the coding sequence ATGGCCTTTGCCCAGAAATTCATCGTCGCCGATGACCATCCGCTGTTCCGTGCTGCTTTGACTCAAGCACTGCGACAGTTGGCTCCTCAGGCCGAAATTGTCGAAGCTGACACTATGGAAGCGACTACCGAAGTCGTGACCCGTCATCCCGATGCCGACCTGATCCTGCTTGATCTACACATGCCGGGAGCGCATGGCTTTTCCGGCCTGATACAACTGCGCGGGCAAACACCGGACATTCCGGTTGCGGTCGTCTCCGGGAGTGATGAAGTACATGTTGTGCGCCGTGCCATTGACTACGGTGCGTCAGGCTTTATTCCCAAATCGTCGTCGTTGGCGTTGATAGCCGAGGCGGTAGGGGAAATTCTCGAGGGTGAGGTGTGGTTACCTGAGGAGATGGCCGATGCGCTTGGTGATGCTGATGAAGAAGACACACGTTTTGCCGAGGCTATTGCATCTCTGACACCTCAGCAGTTTCGTGTCCTCAACATGCTGACAGAAGGCTTGCTCAACAAGCAGATAGCCTACGAACTGAATGTGTCTGAAGCTACTATCAAGGCACATGTCACCGCCATTCTTCGCAAGTTGGGTGTGCATTCACGTACCCAGGCTGTGATTGCCGCGCAGAAGCTCGAGGTGGAACCCCCGCGCGTGGAATCCTGA